From a region of the Rhipicephalus microplus isolate Deutch F79 chromosome X, USDA_Rmic, whole genome shotgun sequence genome:
- the LOC142776859 gene encoding protein GVQW3-like produces MYRSSEVVCSAHQFFIAKKITERLEQCYCIEFCQKLGNSQVETIWNMKTAFGDDTTSRTQIKEWYNRFKDGHTLVESEPRSGRPSTCRNDLVIVEVNAVAMQDRRVTIRKIVEEVGISTFSAHSIMTEDLAVKRIAAKFVLKLLTVEQKQLCVKVSQDILDFTSSDPNFMNTIITGDESWVYGYDPETKSQSSQRKHSMSPRPKKVRQVRSNVKVMLSAFFDFRGVVHHEYAPQGQTTTEEYYRDVPYCLRDAEQRKIPELW; encoded by the coding sequence ATGTATCGTTCAAGTGAGGTAGTGTGCAGTGCTCATCAGTTTTTCATTGCAAAGAAAATCACAGAGCGACTGGAGCAGTGCTACTGCATCGAATTTTGCCAGAAACTAGGCAATAGCCAAGTCGAAACCATTTGGAACATGAAGACTGCTTTCGGTGACGACACTACGAGCCGCACACAGATTAAGGAGTGGTACAACCGGTTTAAAGATGGCCACACGTTGGTGGAGAGCGAGCCACGATCTGGTAGGCCATCAACATGCCGAAATGACCTCGTCATTGTCGAAGTGAACGCTGTGGCTATGCAGGACCGACGTGTGACAATCCGAAAAATTGTGGAAGAGGTGGGCATCAGCACTTTCTCTGCACATTCCATTATGACCGAAGATTTGGCCGTGAAAAGAATTGCAGCGAAATTTGTGCTGAAACTGCTCACGGTGGAGCAAAAGCAACTTTGTGTTAAAGTCTCACAGGACATACTGGATTTCACAAGCAGCGACCCTAACTTCATGAACACCATTATTACTGGCGACGAGTCTTGGGTGTACGGGTACGACCCGGAAACCAAATCCCAGTCATCACAGCGGAAGCATTCCATGTCACCAAGACCAAAGAAGGTCCGCCAAGTGCGCAGCAACGTCAAAGTGATGCTGAGTGCTTTCTTTGACTTCCGCGGTGTGGTACACCATGAGTATGCACCACAGGGTCAAACAACCACCGAAGAGTACTACAGGGATGTCCCCTATTGCCTACGTGATGCTGAGCAGCGCAAAATACCCGAGTTGTGGTGA